The following coding sequences lie in one Aureimonas sp. AU20 genomic window:
- the cydX gene encoding cytochrome bd-I oxidase subunit CydX — MWYFSWILGVGLACAFAILNAMWFEMREDRRLSALAGDPASRPGSGDPAR, encoded by the coding sequence ATGTGGTACTTTTCCTGGATTCTCGGCGTCGGTCTCGCCTGCGCCTTCGCCATCCTCAACGCCATGTGGTTCGAGATGCGCGAGGACCGGCGCCTGTCGGCCCTCGCCGGCGATCCCGCCAGCCGGCCCGGCTCCGGGGACCCGGCCCGGTGA
- a CDS encoding class I SAM-dependent methyltransferase, whose product MSSSSVILDNQSLVTPAQLRDHHGGFDMPTDERWVLRARDQLRLTFSIALGKIGEEQPWSQVLNWLSLELHSLRRAYPDAVWRKIVPIAQAHPLTDLLRLDPFTDWSFRKPRGYSGDAQLLDFIYGHASQDAAIAKASTTGAAIFECTRRSASSAAVRERRDLLAAHVDTLAAEQAGETEILTIAAGHLREAALSTAFQSGRIGRWVALDQDPESLAGIAADYAGTSVEPVEGSVAGLLRGAYGLGTFDFVYAAGLYDYLPRAVAVKLTRRCMAMLKPGGRFLFANFSDRTKDDGFMEVFMNWELLLRSDEEMWDIINASIDRNTVEASVVPGENGEIAYGLIRKLC is encoded by the coding sequence GTGAGTTCGTCCTCCGTTATCCTCGACAATCAAAGCCTCGTGACACCGGCGCAGCTGCGCGACCATCACGGCGGGTTCGACATGCCCACCGATGAGCGGTGGGTCCTGCGGGCGCGCGACCAGCTTCGCCTCACCTTCTCGATCGCGCTGGGAAAGATCGGCGAGGAGCAGCCTTGGTCGCAGGTGCTGAACTGGCTCTCGCTGGAGCTGCACTCGCTGCGCCGCGCCTATCCCGACGCCGTCTGGCGGAAGATCGTGCCGATCGCCCAGGCGCATCCGCTGACCGACCTTCTCCGGCTCGATCCCTTCACGGACTGGTCCTTCCGAAAGCCGCGCGGCTATTCCGGCGACGCGCAGCTTCTGGACTTCATCTACGGCCATGCCAGCCAGGACGCGGCCATCGCCAAAGCCAGCACGACCGGCGCGGCCATCTTCGAATGCACGCGCCGTTCGGCGTCTTCCGCCGCCGTTCGCGAGCGCCGGGACCTTCTGGCCGCCCATGTCGACACGCTCGCGGCCGAGCAGGCCGGGGAGACGGAGATCCTGACCATCGCCGCCGGCCATCTGCGCGAGGCCGCGCTTTCGACCGCCTTCCAGTCGGGCCGGATCGGGCGTTGGGTGGCGCTGGACCAGGACCCGGAAAGCCTCGCCGGCATCGCCGCCGACTATGCCGGCACCTCTGTCGAGCCTGTCGAGGGGTCGGTGGCGGGCCTCCTGCGCGGGGCCTATGGGCTCGGCACGTTCGACTTCGTCTATGCCGCCGGCCTCTATGACTACCTGCCCCGCGCGGTGGCGGTGAAGCTGACGCGCCGGTGCATGGCCATGCTGAAGCCCGGCGGCCGCTTCCTCTTCGCCAATTTTTCGGACCGCACCAAGGACGACGGGTTCATGGAAGTCTTCATGAATTGGGAACTCCTCCTGCGCTCCGACGAGGAAATGTGGGACATCATCAATGCCAGCATCGACCGAAATACGGTGGAGGCCAGCGTCGTGCCGGGCGAGAATGGCGAGATCGCCTATGGACTGATCCGCAAGCTCTGCTGA
- a CDS encoding Gfo/Idh/MocA family protein — translation MSLKIGVIGTGAIGQEHIARLNGKLAGSSVVAVNDINSENAQAVAARLCPSAKVHATGQDLVNSPDVDAVLVTSWGPSHEEFVLAAIEAGKPVFCEKPLATTAEACLRIVEAEIASGRHLVQVGFMRRYDAGYRLLKEVVTSGQIGDPLMLHCAHRNPSVPAHYVGDMGITDTFIHEIDVLRWLVDDDYVSAQVIQGKRSRHALNGLDDPYIVVLKTKCGVVIDTEIFVNCQFGYDIQCQIVGEDGTANLPEPATVPMRKNQMAGQSIMMDWKLRFIDSYDVELQEWVQATLQGEVTGPTAWDGYFAAVTSDACVEAKRTGQIVAINTDAKPDFYR, via the coding sequence ATGAGTTTGAAGATCGGTGTGATCGGCACGGGCGCGATCGGGCAGGAGCATATCGCGCGCCTCAACGGCAAGCTCGCGGGCTCCAGCGTCGTCGCGGTCAACGACATCAATTCCGAGAACGCCCAGGCGGTCGCCGCACGGCTCTGCCCCTCGGCCAAGGTCCATGCCACGGGTCAGGACCTCGTCAACTCGCCCGATGTCGACGCCGTTCTCGTCACCTCTTGGGGGCCGAGCCACGAGGAATTCGTGCTGGCCGCGATCGAGGCCGGCAAGCCGGTCTTCTGCGAGAAGCCGCTGGCGACCACGGCCGAGGCGTGTCTTCGCATCGTCGAGGCGGAGATCGCCAGCGGCCGCCACCTCGTGCAGGTCGGCTTCATGCGCCGCTACGACGCGGGCTATCGCCTCCTGAAGGAGGTCGTCACCTCGGGCCAGATCGGCGATCCGCTGATGCTCCACTGCGCCCATCGCAACCCGTCCGTTCCCGCCCATTATGTCGGCGACATGGGCATCACCGACACGTTCATCCACGAGATCGACGTGTTGCGCTGGCTGGTGGACGACGACTACGTCTCGGCCCAGGTCATCCAGGGCAAGCGCTCGCGCCATGCGCTGAACGGGCTGGACGATCCTTACATCGTCGTTCTCAAGACCAAGTGCGGCGTCGTGATCGACACCGAGATCTTCGTGAACTGCCAGTTCGGCTACGACATCCAGTGCCAGATCGTCGGCGAGGACGGCACGGCCAACCTGCCCGAGCCCGCGACCGTGCCGATGCGCAAGAACCAGATGGCCGGCCAGTCCATCATGATGGACTGGAAGTTGCGCTTCATCGACTCCTACGATGTCGAGCTGCAGGAATGGGTGCAGGCGACGCTCCAGGGCGAGGTGACCGGACCGACCGCGTGGGACGGCTATTTCGCCGCCGTCACTTCGGACGCCTGCGTCGAGGCCAAGCGCACGGGCCAGATCGTTGCCATCAACACGGACGCCAAGCCGGACTTCTACCGCTGA
- a CDS encoding sugar phosphate isomerase/epimerase family protein, with product MKIALDPYMHRHLSLPELCRKTAELGYDHIELSPREDFLPWWVRPRAHQERVAEFKKALSDHGVKLASVLPMYRWASPHEDERQAAVGYWKEAIRATVEMGCDTMNSEFGRGPSPDRSHRSNCCGGHFSHEHSEAAWWRSMEELVPVFEREGVQLNMEPHPEDWCETLHPAIDMLKTIGSKNVKFLYCAPHTFYFGDDMARMIREAGDLIAHVHVADTYNHKASSGLRYIVNPPGAKVTIHQHMDIGQGEIDWDLFFGSLAGVGFDGIVTACVFGWEERADASGRFMRERIQSYVDKHFAKSAA from the coding sequence ATGAAGATCGCGCTCGACCCTTACATGCATCGGCACCTGTCGCTGCCCGAGCTCTGCCGCAAGACGGCCGAGCTCGGCTACGACCATATCGAACTCAGCCCCCGCGAAGACTTCCTGCCCTGGTGGGTGCGCCCGCGCGCCCACCAGGAGCGGGTGGCGGAGTTCAAAAAGGCACTGTCGGACCACGGCGTGAAGCTCGCCTCGGTCTTGCCCATGTATCGCTGGGCGAGCCCGCACGAGGACGAGCGGCAGGCGGCGGTGGGCTATTGGAAGGAGGCCATCCGCGCCACGGTGGAGATGGGCTGCGACACCATGAATTCGGAGTTCGGGCGCGGCCCATCGCCGGATCGCTCGCACCGCTCCAATTGCTGCGGCGGCCATTTCAGCCACGAGCATTCCGAGGCCGCATGGTGGCGCTCGATGGAAGAACTGGTCCCGGTCTTCGAGCGGGAGGGCGTGCAGCTCAACATGGAGCCGCACCCCGAGGACTGGTGCGAGACGCTGCACCCCGCCATCGACATGCTGAAGACGATCGGCTCGAAGAACGTCAAGTTCCTCTACTGCGCGCCGCACACGTTCTACTTCGGCGACGACATGGCGCGGATGATCCGCGAGGCCGGCGATCTCATCGCCCATGTCCACGTCGCCGACACCTACAACCACAAGGCATCGTCGGGCCTGCGCTACATCGTCAACCCGCCGGGCGCCAAGGTGACGATCCACCAGCACATGGACATCGGCCAGGGCGAGATCGACTGGGACCTGTTCTTCGGCTCGCTCGCCGGCGTCGGTTTCGACGGAATCGTGACGGCTTGCGTCTTCGGCTGGGAGGAGCGTGCCGACGCCTCGGGGCGCTTCATGCGCGAGCGCATCCAGTCCTATGTCGACAAGCATTTCGCCAAGAGTGCCGCCTGA
- a CDS encoding ABC transporter permease has product MTLNEATQGGVPPAPAVDKPTRRRRKLPTEVSILLVLIGIALIFEALGWVLIGQSFLGNTQRLVVMILQVSVIGIIAVGVTQVIITSGVDLSSGSVVAFTAMVAASLAQNPDYARAVYPALTGLPVIVPIVAGLLVGLGAGLVNGALIAYTGIPPFIATLGMMVAARGAAKWYTGGQPVSMLSDSYSAIGAGAMPVVIFLVVALIFHIALRYTRYGKFTYAIGANRQAAIVSGINVNRHLLTVYAIAGTLAGLAGIVTSARAVSGQAGMGVSYELDAIAAAVIGGTSLAGGVGRITGTVIGVIILGVMTSGFTFLRIDAYYQEIVKGVIIVAAVVVDQYRQRKRGRA; this is encoded by the coding sequence ATGACCCTCAACGAAGCGACGCAGGGCGGCGTGCCGCCCGCTCCCGCGGTGGACAAGCCAACGCGGCGACGCCGCAAGCTGCCGACCGAAGTCTCGATCCTTCTCGTGCTGATCGGCATCGCGCTGATCTTCGAGGCTTTGGGCTGGGTGCTGATCGGCCAGAGCTTCCTCGGCAACACGCAGCGCCTCGTGGTCATGATCCTGCAGGTCTCGGTGATCGGCATCATCGCCGTAGGCGTGACGCAGGTCATCATCACCTCGGGCGTCGATCTCTCCTCCGGCTCGGTCGTGGCCTTCACCGCCATGGTCGCGGCAAGCCTTGCCCAGAACCCCGACTATGCCCGCGCCGTCTACCCTGCGCTGACCGGCCTGCCGGTGATCGTTCCGATCGTGGCCGGTCTTCTCGTCGGGCTCGGCGCCGGGCTCGTGAACGGCGCGCTGATCGCCTATACCGGCATTCCGCCCTTCATCGCCACGCTCGGCATGATGGTGGCGGCGCGCGGCGCGGCCAAGTGGTACACCGGTGGCCAGCCCGTCTCCATGCTGTCGGACAGCTATTCCGCGATCGGCGCCGGCGCCATGCCGGTAGTGATCTTCCTCGTGGTCGCGCTGATCTTCCACATCGCGCTGCGCTACACCCGCTACGGCAAGTTCACCTATGCGATCGGCGCCAACCGGCAGGCGGCCATCGTCTCGGGCATCAACGTCAACCGCCACCTCCTCACCGTCTATGCCATCGCCGGCACGCTGGCGGGTCTGGCCGGCATCGTCACCTCGGCGCGCGCCGTCTCCGGGCAGGCCGGAATGGGCGTATCCTACGAACTCGACGCCATCGCCGCAGCGGTGATCGGCGGCACGTCGCTCGCCGGCGGCGTCGGGCGCATCACCGGCACGGTGATCGGCGTCATCATCCTCGGCGTCATGACCTCGGGCTTCACCTTCCTTCGCATCGACGCCTACTACCAAGAGATCGTGAAGGGCGTCATCATCGTCGCCGCCGTGGTGGTGGACCAGTATCGCCAACGCAAGCGGGGCCGGGCATGA
- a CDS encoding MBL fold metallo-hydrolase produces the protein MAGNRYYTGPVSDHFDGTRFFNPGGIAPRPFADVLRWQFGRDRARWPKAVQSPFPQAVPKARVEDLRVTMVGHATLLVQVAGLNILTDPVWSERVSPISFIGPKRVLPPGIAFEALPKIDLVLLSHNHYDHLDTATLKRLKAAHDPLVVTPLGNDRIVLDAVPGMRIRTGDWGDRIETPGAVVHVEPAHHWSARGTRDRRMALWASFVVETEVGRIYHVGDTGFHRGINYRAAAEKHGGFRLAILPIGAYKPRWFMEGQHQDPNEAVEGMTLAKAEFAAGHHWSTFQLTDEPIDEPGQVLATALKAKGIGAGRFRPMVAGEVWDVPTRRPT, from the coding sequence ATGGCTGGAAATCGCTATTACACGGGTCCCGTCAGCGATCATTTCGACGGGACGCGCTTCTTCAACCCCGGCGGCATTGCGCCCCGGCCGTTCGCCGACGTCTTGCGCTGGCAGTTCGGCCGGGATCGCGCCCGCTGGCCGAAGGCGGTCCAGAGCCCGTTTCCACAGGCTGTGCCGAAGGCGCGGGTGGAGGATCTGCGGGTCACCATGGTCGGTCACGCGACGCTGCTCGTACAGGTCGCCGGGCTCAACATCCTGACCGATCCCGTCTGGTCCGAGCGCGTTTCGCCCATTTCCTTCATCGGCCCCAAGCGTGTGCTCCCGCCCGGCATCGCCTTCGAGGCCCTGCCGAAGATCGATCTCGTTCTTCTCAGCCACAATCATTACGACCATCTCGACACCGCGACGCTCAAGCGCTTGAAAGCCGCGCATGATCCGCTGGTCGTCACGCCGCTCGGCAACGACCGCATCGTGCTGGACGCCGTGCCGGGCATGCGCATCCGCACCGGCGATTGGGGCGACCGGATCGAGACTCCCGGCGCCGTGGTACATGTCGAGCCCGCGCATCACTGGTCAGCGCGCGGCACGCGCGACCGGCGCATGGCCCTTTGGGCGAGTTTCGTGGTGGAGACCGAGGTGGGCCGGATCTACCATGTCGGCGACACCGGCTTTCATCGCGGCATCAACTACCGCGCCGCCGCCGAGAAGCATGGCGGCTTCCGCCTCGCCATCCTGCCGATCGGCGCCTACAAGCCGCGCTGGTTCATGGAGGGCCAGCACCAGGACCCGAACGAGGCCGTCGAGGGCATGACGCTTGCAAAGGCCGAGTTCGCCGCCGGCCATCACTGGTCGACCTTCCAACTTACCGACGAGCCGATCGACGAGCCGGGCCAAGTTCTGGCCACGGCCCTGAAGGCGAAGGGGATCGGGGCCGGTCGTTTCCGCCCCATGGTGGCGGGCGAGGTGTGGGACGTTCCCACCCGCCGCCCGACCTAA
- a CDS encoding L,D-transpeptidase family protein, which translates to MRTSLSVLTAFFLASSAAAFAAPLAPPDLSEGAVNAAVLSDWQGRQEAMKQAEAQPAEPEKTEAKPDASAQPAGNAKTESTDPKDRPDPFLIRLQVLLDRAHASPGVIDGRAGGNTDKAIRAYEDMNDLKGNGQVDEALWKALSKDGAPAVKTYELTREDVDGRYVKDMPSDYAEMAKLDWLGYRDAAEMLAERFHMDEKLLRDLNPGADFTSVGAKLLVTDPGADPETKVARIVVDKSKGELIAYDKEGGIVLVDPATIGSEDTPSPSGTMKVKGSAREPTYEYNPAKNFQQGKNRKKLTLPAGPNGPVGIVWIDLSKPTYGIHGTPEPSQIDKTASHGCVRLTNWDAQALSRLVLPLQTVVEFKN; encoded by the coding sequence ATGCGGACGTCCTTGTCGGTCTTGACGGCTTTTTTCCTGGCGTCCAGCGCAGCGGCCTTCGCCGCTCCTCTGGCTCCACCCGACCTCTCGGAAGGCGCCGTGAACGCGGCCGTCCTGTCCGACTGGCAGGGGCGGCAAGAGGCGATGAAACAGGCGGAAGCTCAGCCCGCCGAACCTGAAAAAACGGAGGCCAAGCCGGACGCGAGCGCGCAGCCTGCCGGAAACGCAAAAACGGAGAGCACCGATCCGAAGGACCGGCCCGACCCGTTCTTGATCCGCCTCCAGGTTCTGCTCGACCGCGCCCATGCCTCGCCCGGCGTGATCGACGGCCGGGCCGGCGGCAACACCGACAAGGCCATCCGCGCCTATGAGGACATGAACGACCTGAAGGGGAACGGGCAGGTGGACGAGGCGCTTTGGAAAGCGCTGTCGAAGGACGGGGCACCCGCCGTCAAGACCTACGAGTTGACGCGGGAGGACGTGGACGGGCGCTACGTCAAGGACATGCCGAGCGACTATGCCGAAATGGCCAAGCTCGACTGGCTGGGCTATCGCGACGCGGCCGAGATGCTGGCAGAACGCTTCCACATGGACGAGAAGCTGCTCCGCGATCTCAATCCCGGCGCGGACTTCACAAGCGTCGGCGCCAAGCTCCTCGTCACCGACCCCGGCGCCGACCCGGAGACCAAGGTCGCGCGCATCGTCGTGGACAAGTCGAAGGGAGAACTCATCGCGTACGACAAGGAGGGCGGCATCGTGCTGGTGGACCCCGCCACGATCGGCTCCGAGGACACGCCCTCGCCGAGCGGCACGATGAAGGTGAAGGGCAGCGCGCGCGAGCCGACCTACGAATACAATCCCGCCAAGAACTTCCAGCAGGGCAAGAACCGCAAGAAGCTGACGCTTCCCGCCGGCCCCAACGGCCCGGTCGGCATCGTCTGGATCGACCTGTCGAAGCCGACCTACGGCATTCACGGCACGCCCGAGCCCTCGCAGATCGACAAGACCGCCAGCCACGGCTGCGTGCGCCTGACCAACTGGGACGCACAGGCCCTTTCGCGCCTCGTCCTGCCGCTGCAAACGGTGGTCGAGTTCAAGAACTAG
- the hemN gene encoding oxygen-independent coproporphyrinogen III oxidase produces the protein MSPARRLAAARVPRYTSYPTAADFTAAVGPVDAARWLNAIPAGETVSAYLHVPYCREICHYCGCHAKAVRRDEVVDAFRLSLQAEIALVARHLGGPARLGRISWGGGTPSVLGLDGLAAVLGELARHFEIEPDGEHAIELDPRAVDPGFAVGLAGLGVTRASLGVQDLDPRVQKAIGRIQPPAQVERAAEALRAAGISRLNFDLVYGLPHQSEVSLGETLAMVLAMAPSRVAFYGYAHLPARRANQRLIDGAALPGGEERLRQAEFIARSLEAAGFERVGIDHFARADDPLAEAARENRLHRNFQGYTDDPHPLLLGFGPSSISRLPGGFAQNESDVGRWRTSIAAGALATRRGHAEGGDDRERAGIIERLMCAFTVDLGETAGRFGDELALLRPLAAEGLVVLERGRVTMTPAGRPFVRLVAAVFDRFRTEGETAFSGSV, from the coding sequence GTGAGCCCGGCCCGGCGCCTCGCGGCCGCGCGCGTGCCGCGCTACACGTCCTATCCCACCGCGGCGGACTTCACCGCCGCGGTGGGCCCCGTCGATGCGGCGCGCTGGCTCAATGCCATCCCGGCGGGCGAGACAGTCTCGGCCTATCTCCACGTGCCCTACTGCCGCGAGATCTGCCATTATTGCGGTTGCCACGCCAAGGCGGTGCGGCGCGACGAGGTGGTGGACGCCTTTCGCCTGTCGCTCCAGGCCGAGATCGCGCTGGTCGCCCGGCATCTCGGCGGCCCCGCGCGCCTCGGCCGCATCAGCTGGGGCGGCGGCACGCCGTCCGTCCTCGGCCTCGACGGTCTTGCCGCCGTGCTGGGCGAACTCGCCCGGCATTTCGAGATCGAGCCGGACGGCGAACATGCGATCGAACTCGACCCGCGCGCCGTGGACCCCGGCTTCGCCGTGGGTCTGGCGGGCCTCGGCGTCACCCGCGCCAGCCTCGGCGTGCAGGACCTCGACCCGCGCGTGCAAAAGGCGATCGGCCGCATCCAGCCGCCGGCCCAGGTGGAACGGGCCGCCGAGGCGCTGCGCGCGGCCGGCATTTCGCGCCTCAATTTCGATCTGGTCTACGGCCTGCCGCACCAGAGCGAGGTGAGCCTCGGCGAGACGCTGGCCATGGTTCTCGCCATGGCGCCCAGCCGCGTCGCCTTCTATGGCTACGCCCATCTGCCGGCTCGCCGCGCCAACCAGCGCCTGATCGACGGGGCGGCGTTGCCAGGGGGCGAGGAGCGGCTGCGCCAAGCCGAGTTCATCGCCCGGTCGCTGGAGGCCGCCGGGTTCGAGCGCGTCGGCATCGATCATTTCGCGCGCGCCGACGACCCGCTGGCTGAGGCCGCACGCGAGAACCGGCTTCACCGCAACTTCCAGGGCTATACCGACGACCCGCATCCGCTGCTTCTCGGCTTCGGTCCCTCGTCCATCTCCCGCCTGCCCGGCGGCTTCGCGCAGAACGAGAGCGATGTCGGGCGCTGGCGCACAAGCATCGCCGCCGGCGCGCTGGCGACGCGGCGCGGCCATGCCGAGGGCGGCGACGACCGCGAGCGCGCCGGCATCATCGAGCGCCTCATGTGCGCCTTCACCGTCGATCTCGGCGAAACGGCAGGGCGCTTCGGGGACGAACTCGCCCTTCTGCGCCCGCTCGCCGCCGAGGGGCTGGTGGTGCTGGAGCGCGGCCGCGTCACCATGACCCCCGCCGGCAGGCCCTTCGTGCGCCTCGTCGCTGCCGTGTTCGATCGTTTTCGCACGGAGGGCGAAACGGCGTTCAGCGGGTCGGTCTGA
- the iolD gene encoding 3D-(3,5/4)-trihydroxycyclohexane-1,2-dione acylhydrolase (decyclizing) translates to MTSKTIRLTVAQALVRFMMAQKTVIDGEVLPIFAGCWAIFGHGNVAGMGEALHGVKDEFPTYRAHNEQGMAHAAIAFAKASFRRRFMACTTSIGPGALNLVTAAGVAHVNRLPVLFLPGDVFANRLPDPVLQQVEDFGDGTVSASDCFRPVSKYFDRIQRPEQLIPALGRAMQVLTDPVDCGPVTLSLCQDVQAEAYDFPAALFAEKVWNTRRPRPDVDELTHAVSLIRAAKKPMIIAGGGVLYSEATRELLSFAETHGVPVAVTQAGKSAIDETHDLALGAVGVTGTSAANALAADADLVLAVGTRLQDFTTGSWALFRAEELAIVGLNVAPYDAVKHGGVPLVADAKVGLELLSEALGDWKADGTQAQRAHDERVRWFEGAGKALAATNAELPSDAQVIGAVARARGTADTIVVCAAGGLPGELEKLWAPTAPGGYHMEYGFSCMGYEIAGGLGTKMARPDKDVIVMVGDGSYMMLNSELATSVMLGQKITVVLLDNRGYGCINRLQMECGGANFNNLLEDCRQEVVPEIDFVAHARAMGAVAEKAGSIAELEAALERTRGNDRSTVILIDTHPLITTEAGGHWWDVAVPEVSTRAEIGPARAKYETNRAFQRAIN, encoded by the coding sequence ATGACGTCAAAGACGATCCGGCTGACGGTGGCGCAGGCGCTGGTGCGCTTCATGATGGCGCAGAAGACGGTGATCGACGGGGAGGTGCTTCCTATCTTCGCCGGCTGCTGGGCGATCTTCGGCCATGGCAACGTGGCGGGCATGGGCGAGGCGCTGCATGGCGTGAAGGACGAGTTCCCGACCTATCGCGCGCACAACGAGCAGGGCATGGCGCATGCCGCCATCGCCTTTGCCAAGGCGAGCTTCCGCCGCCGCTTCATGGCCTGCACGACCTCGATCGGGCCCGGCGCGCTCAATCTCGTCACGGCGGCGGGCGTCGCGCATGTGAACCGCCTGCCGGTTCTGTTCCTGCCCGGCGATGTCTTCGCCAACCGCCTGCCCGACCCGGTTCTGCAGCAGGTCGAGGATTTCGGCGACGGCACGGTCTCGGCCTCCGACTGCTTCCGGCCCGTGTCGAAATATTTCGACCGCATCCAGCGGCCCGAACAGCTGATCCCCGCACTCGGCCGCGCCATGCAGGTGCTGACCGATCCCGTGGATTGCGGGCCCGTCACGCTCTCGCTCTGCCAGGACGTGCAGGCCGAGGCCTACGACTTTCCCGCCGCGCTGTTTGCCGAGAAGGTCTGGAACACCCGCCGGCCTCGGCCGGACGTGGACGAGCTGACGCACGCCGTGTCGCTGATCCGCGCGGCGAAGAAGCCGATGATCATCGCTGGCGGCGGCGTCCTTTATTCCGAGGCGACGCGCGAGCTTCTGAGCTTTGCCGAGACGCATGGCGTGCCCGTCGCGGTGACGCAGGCCGGCAAGTCGGCGATCGACGAGACGCATGATCTGGCGCTCGGCGCGGTCGGCGTCACCGGCACCTCGGCGGCCAACGCGCTGGCGGCGGACGCCGATCTGGTGCTGGCGGTCGGCACGCGGCTACAGGACTTCACCACCGGCTCCTGGGCGCTGTTCCGCGCCGAAGAGCTCGCCATCGTCGGGCTCAACGTCGCGCCCTACGATGCGGTGAAGCACGGCGGCGTGCCGCTGGTGGCGGACGCCAAGGTCGGCCTCGAGCTTCTCTCCGAGGCCTTGGGCGACTGGAAGGCCGACGGGACCCAAGCGCAACGCGCCCATGACGAGCGCGTGCGCTGGTTCGAGGGGGCGGGCAAGGCGCTGGCCGCGACCAATGCCGAGCTTCCCTCCGACGCGCAGGTAATCGGCGCCGTGGCGCGGGCGCGCGGCACGGCGGACACGATCGTGGTCTGCGCCGCCGGCGGCCTGCCGGGCGAGTTGGAAAAGCTCTGGGCGCCGACCGCTCCGGGCGGCTACCACATGGAATACGGCTTCTCTTGCATGGGCTACGAGATCGCCGGCGGGCTCGGCACCAAGATGGCGCGGCCCGACAAGGACGTGATCGTCATGGTCGGCGACGGGTCCTACATGATGCTGAATTCCGAGCTCGCGACCTCGGTCATGCTCGGCCAGAAGATCACGGTCGTCCTTCTCGACAACCGGGGCTATGGCTGCATCAACCGGCTGCAGATGGAATGCGGCGGCGCCAACTTCAACAATCTGCTGGAGGACTGCCGGCAGGAGGTGGTGCCCGAGATCGACTTCGTCGCCCATGCGCGGGCCATGGGCGCCGTGGCCGAGAAGGCGGGCTCGATCGCCGAGCTGGAAGCGGCCCTGGAGCGCACGCGCGGCAACGATCGCTCCACGGTCATCCTCATCGACACGCATCCGCTGATCACGACCGAGGCCGGCGGGCATTGGTGGGACGTGGCGGTGCCGGAGGTCTCGACGCGCGCCGAGATCGGCCCCGCACGCGCGAAATACGAGACGAACCGCGCCTTCCAGCGCGCGATCAATTGA
- a CDS encoding Gfo/Idh/MocA family protein has product MSLKTTIGVGLIGTGFMGKCHALAWNAVAATFGEALRPRLVHLADANAELAEAKAAEFGFTKASGDWRALVADPEVDVVSIAAPNPFHAEMACAAFEAGKHVWCEKPMATSREDARAMLEAQRRSGRVAALGYNYIQNPAIRQMEALIQDGVIGTVNHVRLEMDEDFMADPDAPFAFKNGAASGYGALDDFAVHPLSLLWRLAGPVASVMTDQAKPYAAREGRPVETHEIATSLLRLANGASGLLVANRAAWGRKGRIAVQVFGSQGTIAYDQERMNEFQLFTREGDERTLGFRTILTGPVHAPYGAFVPAPGHGLGFNDLKVIEAHELLAAIAGQPARLVSFETGFAIEETVHAMARSHETRAWVDVAAPAGH; this is encoded by the coding sequence ATGAGCTTGAAGACAACGATCGGCGTCGGCCTCATCGGCACCGGCTTCATGGGCAAATGCCACGCGCTCGCCTGGAACGCGGTGGCCGCGACCTTCGGCGAGGCGCTTCGCCCGCGCCTCGTTCATCTCGCCGACGCCAACGCGGAGCTGGCCGAAGCCAAGGCCGCCGAGTTCGGCTTCACCAAGGCCAGCGGCGACTGGCGTGCTCTGGTGGCGGACCCGGAGGTGGACGTCGTCTCCATCGCCGCGCCCAACCCGTTCCATGCCGAGATGGCGTGTGCGGCCTTCGAGGCCGGCAAGCATGTCTGGTGCGAGAAGCCGATGGCGACGAGCCGCGAGGACGCACGCGCCATGCTGGAGGCGCAGCGCCGGTCCGGCCGCGTCGCGGCGCTCGGCTACAACTACATCCAGAACCCCGCCATCCGGCAGATGGAAGCCTTGATCCAAGACGGCGTGATCGGCACGGTCAACCATGTGCGCCTCGAGATGGACGAGGACTTCATGGCCGACCCGGACGCGCCGTTCGCCTTCAAGAACGGGGCGGCCTCCGGCTATGGCGCGCTGGACGATTTCGCCGTGCATCCGCTCTCGCTGCTCTGGCGCCTCGCCGGGCCGGTGGCGAGCGTCATGACCGATCAGGCCAAGCCGTATGCCGCCCGCGAGGGGCGGCCGGTGGAGACGCACGAGATCGCCACCTCGCTCCTGCGCCTCGCCAACGGCGCCTCAGGCCTGCTGGTGGCCAACCGCGCCGCCTGGGGCCGCAAGGGGCGGATCGCGGTGCAGGTTTTCGGCTCGCAGGGCACGATCGCTTACGACCAGGAGCGCATGAACGAGTTCCAGCTCTTCACCCGCGAGGGCGACGAGCGGACCCTGGGCTTCCGCACGATCCTCACCGGCCCCGTTCATGCGCCCTACGGCGCCTTCGTGCCGGCCCCGGGCCACGGGCTCGGCTTCAACGACCTGAAGGTGATCGAAGCGCACGAGCTGCTGGCCGCCATTGCCGGGCAACCGGCGCGCCTCGTGTCCTTCGAGACGGGCTTCGCCATCGAGGAGACCGTCCATGCCATGGCGCGCTCGCACGAGACGCGCGCCTGGGTGGACGTCGCTGCCCCGGCCGGTCACTAG